The Streptomyces cyanogenus DNA segment GACTCGTTCTCGGGGAACAGCTCCAGGATCGCCTTGTCGGTCTTGGCGATGTCGGCCGGGTCGCCGGACAGGGCGGCCCAGCGGAAGGGGCCCTTGCCCTCGCAGAAGAGGGGGCGGATGTAGGCGGGGACGAAGCCGGGGAAGGCGAACGCGCGTCCGTAGCCGGCCAGCTGGGCCTCGCCGCGGATGGAGTTGCCGTAGTCGAAGACCTCGGCGCCGGCGTCCATGAAGCCGACCATGGCCTCCACGTGCTTCGCCATGGACTCACGCGCGCGCGTGGTGAAGCCCGCCGGGTCCTTCGCCGCCTCGGCGGCCATGTCCTCGAAGGCCACGCCCACGGGAAGGTAGGACAGCGGGTCGTGGGCGGAGGTCTGGTCGGTGACGATGTCGATGGGGGCGTTCATCGCGAGCAGCTGCGGGACCAGCTCGGCCGCGTTGCCGAGGACGCCGATGGACAGCGGGCGCCGGGCGTCCCGGGCCTCGACGGCCAGCTGGAGCGCGTGGTCGAGGGAGTCGGCCCTGACGTCGAGGTAGCGGTGCTCGATGCGGCGCTCGATGGCGCGCGGGTCGCAGTCGATGCAGATCGCGACGCCGTCGTTCATGGTCACGGCGAGCGGCTGGGCGCCGCCCATGCCGCCGAGGCCGGCGGTGAGGGTGATCGTCCCGGCGAGGGTGCCGTCGAACTTCTTCGCGGCGACGGCGGAGAAGGTCTCGTAGGTGCCCTGGAGGATGCCCTGGGTGCCGATGTAGATCCAGGAGCCGGCGGTCATCTGGCCGTACATGGTCAGGCCGAGGGCCTCCAGGCGGCGGAACTCCTCCCAGTTGGCCCAGTCGCCGACCAGGTTGGAGTTGGCGATGAGGACGCGCGGGGCCCACTCGTGGGTCTGCATGACGCCGACCGGGCGGCCGGACTGGACCAGCATGGTCTCGTCCTGCTTGAGGGTCTTCAGCGTGCGGACCATGGCGTCGAAGGAGCGCCAGTCGCGGGCGGCCTTGCCGGTGCCGCCGTAGACGACGAGCTTGTCGGGGTGCTCGGCCACCTCGGGGTCGAGGTTGTTCTGCAGCATGCGCAGGGCCGCTTCCTGCTGCCATCCCAGAGCACTCAGTTCCGTGCCGCGCGGTGCTCGTACGGGGCGGGGTCCCGACATCGTCTGCCTCCTCCTGTGCCTACGTCTATTCACATCCTGTCTCGCTGAATAGAGCTAGTCAATACGCCGGGGGGCCACGTCCGCGCCCGGCGGATGTTTGGCTGGAACCACCGGTAGCCGAGACAGGACGGGGAAACCCATGGCGGACATCGACAGCGAGGCGCGCGAGCGGACCGGCCGGCGGGACCAGGCCGTGCGGGCGGCCGTCGAGCAGGGGCTGCTGGGCCCGGACGCGGCCGTGGCGGGCCTGCTGGACGTCACCGGGATCCGGGAGTCGGCGGCGGGGCTGCGGGCGGCGTTCGACGCGGTGACGGCGCCCGGCACCCCGGTGCTGCACGCCTTCGCGGTGAAGGCGACCCCGCTGGTACCCGTGGTGCGGCTGCTGCACGAGGCGGGCCTCGGCGCCGAGGTGGCCAGCCCCGGCGAGCTGGCGCTGGCCCGGGCCGCCGGGGTGCCACCGGACCGGACGGTGCTGGACTCGCCGGCGAAGACCCCGGCGGAGCTGCGCGAGGCCCTGGCCCTGGGCATCGCGGTGAACGCCGACAACCCGCAGGAGCTGGACCGGCTCGACGCCCTCGTGCGCTCCGTCCCCGCCCGGTCCCCGCTCGGCCTCCGGGTCAACCCGCAGATCGGCGCCGGCACCATCGGGGCGACCTCCACGGCGACGCCGACCTCGAAGTTCGGGGTGGCACTGCGGGACGAGGGGGCGCGCGACTGGGTCGTACGGGCGTACGCGGAGCGGCCGTGGCTGACCCGGCTGCACGCGCACACCGGCTCGCAGGGCATCCCGCTGCCGCTGCTGGCCCAGGGCGTGGCGGAGGTGTACGCGCTCGCGCAGGAGATCAACGCGGCCGTGGGCCGGCGGCAGGTGGACACGATCGACATCGGCGGCGGGCTGCCGGTGGACGTCGCGTCGGAGGCGACGGCG contains these protein-coding regions:
- the hutU gene encoding urocanate hydratase, giving the protein MSGPRPVRAPRGTELSALGWQQEAALRMLQNNLDPEVAEHPDKLVVYGGTGKAARDWRSFDAMVRTLKTLKQDETMLVQSGRPVGVMQTHEWAPRVLIANSNLVGDWANWEEFRRLEALGLTMYGQMTAGSWIYIGTQGILQGTYETFSAVAAKKFDGTLAGTITLTAGLGGMGGAQPLAVTMNDGVAICIDCDPRAIERRIEHRYLDVRADSLDHALQLAVEARDARRPLSIGVLGNAAELVPQLLAMNAPIDIVTDQTSAHDPLSYLPVGVAFEDMAAEAAKDPAGFTTRARESMAKHVEAMVGFMDAGAEVFDYGNSIRGEAQLAGYGRAFAFPGFVPAYIRPLFCEGKGPFRWAALSGDPADIAKTDKAILELFPENESLARWIKMAGERVHFQGLPARICWLGYGERDKAGERFNDMVASGELAAPLAIGRDHLDCGSVASPYRETEAMLDGSDAIADWPLLNAMVNVASGASWVSIHHGGGVGMGRSIHAGQVTVADGTKLGGEKIRRVLTNDPGMGVIRHVDAGYDIAESVAGERGVRVPMREGDEA
- a CDS encoding diaminopimelate decarboxylase; the encoded protein is MADIDSEARERTGRRDQAVRAAVEQGLLGPDAAVAGLLDVTGIRESAAGLRAAFDAVTAPGTPVLHAFAVKATPLVPVVRLLHEAGLGAEVASPGELALARAAGVPPDRTVLDSPAKTPAELREALALGIAVNADNPQELDRLDALVRSVPARSPLGLRVNPQIGAGTIGATSTATPTSKFGVALRDEGARDWVVRAYAERPWLTRLHAHTGSQGIPLPLLAQGVAEVYALAQEINAAVGRRQVDTIDIGGGLPVDVASEATAPTYAAYAGMLADRVPGLFDGRYGLVTEFGRSLLARHGTVVARVEYAKSAGGRRIAVTHAGVQVAARTVYVPGTWPLRIAAYDAEGRPKTGPEVVQDVAGPACFSGDLLAEGRALPLLEPGDYVAALDTGAYGFAHHYAYNSLARPGIYGYAPDRAGGMAFAVVREPQTLAEVVAESGGAHASALTTLNASESR